The following proteins are co-located in the Echinicola sp. 20G genome:
- a CDS encoding RagB/SusD family nutrient uptake outer membrane protein — protein sequence MKNLGKINIAILTFILTLTFSCTSILDQEPVSITHPDVYWSSQSEAEQALAGSYALFKNAMTYQANFLHWGEFPAKTLMDSKFWITDYIEGSGNYVLPYRENTQEWKLFYRAANWAFTIEQYVEGMSEELFTTPQEKNRIIGEAAFVRALSYFYMTRIWGEIPIVHESLETSDQLITPDGYIVEVSRSPENEVLDYILEAVEKSIGLLEYASPGSRNWAITANKASAEALKAHTLLWYASRNNNDNELVQQSLDVATSVINNSNTSLIDYVSEGQEGFEKMMRGQSKTGLFEINISADVNESFRMNNGNGNHTGLTLNQPILNGNNGTAPTGNPDFYGYEFMAEPERDTDVRKELFFNDFEDMGASTFPLKYSFSSDDPASEDPYARFSESNILIFRLADIYLLRAEAYTKLGQYSAAVQDLDLVRSQAGVPAYTGVQDRSNLIKAIFDERAIELVAEAHSAYDRIRMDYFEGVSWMNSNRKAKNGYFWPVSNGVIIRNPSIVQTEYWQGRL from the coding sequence ATGAAAAATTTAGGAAAAATAAACATAGCCATACTAACATTTATTTTAACGCTAACCTTTAGCTGTACCAGTATATTGGATCAGGAACCTGTAAGCATTACTCATCCTGATGTCTACTGGAGTTCACAGAGTGAAGCGGAACAGGCTTTGGCAGGCTCTTATGCCTTATTTAAGAATGCCATGACCTATCAAGCAAATTTTCTTCATTGGGGAGAATTTCCTGCAAAAACACTAATGGATAGTAAATTCTGGATCACAGACTACATTGAAGGAAGTGGAAACTATGTCTTACCATATCGGGAAAATACTCAGGAATGGAAGCTTTTTTATAGAGCTGCTAACTGGGCATTCACCATTGAACAATATGTTGAAGGAATGTCTGAAGAGTTATTCACTACTCCTCAAGAAAAAAATAGGATTATCGGAGAGGCAGCATTTGTCAGGGCCTTATCCTATTTCTACATGACCAGAATTTGGGGCGAGATTCCAATCGTACATGAGTCCTTAGAAACTTCAGATCAATTGATTACTCCTGATGGCTACATTGTGGAAGTTTCGAGATCTCCTGAAAATGAAGTTTTAGATTATATTCTAGAAGCCGTTGAAAAGTCTATTGGATTATTGGAATATGCTAGCCCTGGATCTAGAAATTGGGCAATTACTGCTAATAAAGCAAGTGCTGAAGCATTGAAGGCACATACTTTACTTTGGTATGCCAGCAGAAATAATAATGACAATGAATTAGTACAACAAAGTCTTGATGTTGCCACCTCAGTAATCAACAACAGTAACACCAGCCTTATTGACTATGTATCTGAAGGTCAAGAAGGTTTTGAAAAAATGATGAGAGGACAATCCAAAACAGGATTGTTTGAAATTAATATCAGCGCTGATGTTAACGAGTCTTTCAGAATGAATAATGGTAATGGTAACCATACCGGATTAACCTTAAACCAGCCAATTTTGAACGGAAACAACGGTACAGCTCCTACTGGAAACCCAGACTTCTATGGTTATGAATTTATGGCTGAACCAGAGAGAGATACCGATGTGAGAAAAGAGTTGTTTTTCAATGATTTTGAGGATATGGGAGCCAGCACCTTCCCTTTAAAATATTCCTTTAGTTCTGATGACCCAGCATCTGAAGACCCTTACGCCAGATTCTCAGAGTCTAATATCTTAATATTTAGATTAGCAGATATCTACTTACTTAGAGCTGAAGCCTATACAAAACTAGGACAATATTCAGCAGCTGTGCAAGACCTTGATTTGGTAAGGAGTCAGGCTGGTGTACCAGCTTATACAGGGGTTCAAGATAGAAGCAACTTGATCAAAGCTATTTTCGATGAAAGGGCAATTGAGTTGGTAGCCGAGGCGCATTCTGCATACGACCGCATCAGAATGGATTATTTTGAAGGTGTTTCTTGGATGAATAGTAACAGAAAAGCCAAAAATGGTTATTTCTGGCCTGTATCTAACGGCGTAATTATTAGAAATCCTTCAATCGTTCAAACTGAATATTGGCAAGGTCGCTTGTAA
- a CDS encoding SusC/RagA family TonB-linked outer membrane protein, with protein MFCLCGLVTAQTITVTGTVSDATSEEPIPGANILLKGTTKGMVTDVDGNFKISVEAGQVLVFSFIGYEPIEKTITDGQPLKIALKAKESELDEFVVVGYQSVIKRDVTGATSSIKGEDLEAIPVTNVASLIGTQSTGIQTVNVSGAPGARGGLIIRGNSTVSGGLDGGERFTAFSTPLYVVDGVQTSLEDLAGYGVSNTDYLASLNPNDIESIDILKDASAAAIYGSRGANGVIIIKTKRGAALEKPQFDFTTSIGFQPIPELVPMLAGAAERREKMGMLEKWWDHDFLLSNNVPIMLTDSLNPSFNNNVDYQGLFYQTGVSQRYNLSMRGGSETSNYRVSLGYNDDKGVVKATGFTRYTLNANLNMKAGKKFTNQFIINSSMTENKTGQGNPGGGSFNLDNSLPTSPNNLNSSLFYLPEAKIQSLQGELENKLNTDEQFKVTFSNFAQLKIIDGLKLNSQLTFQYDANKKNFYEPSNIRPNGDGYAAYSLYTRKNNASDLYFDYFKTFGNHEIIAIAGNRVDYNKYEDMGINAVGFGSDAIQVINERYTKDNIGGFTDISENALLSYYARFNYKYKQKYLISVNYSRDASSRFGKDSRWANFGSVSLGWVFSDEPFVQKIVGDWLDFGKLRGSWGINGKQFSQNYLRFGAYDLGYGGLSTGYASNQMSVSSYGGITGVVPNYDAIGNDQLSWEESRQWNLGFDLAMVNQRLNITFDAYNKSTDQLFFDIAFPSYSGYNNAKANVAGVLNYGYEAQVRYDFFPRVSDWKLELTAGVARNENYVSALPNGDRDYLIGSYGYIVGRPLNLYQVFINDYIIDNLEQLPVNPYTGEPLTGKSAWAAIRPGLPIWEDINGDYLLDEAGDQIMSLDYSPVPDIQGNFNINLRYKGWYFQAYSQFSFGADIKNTVLNSYMDRYDRGGTGWATSGLADLSEYSFWEQPGDGAAGVRFPALFPAGGGESPFYAFRGNQTMWIENGDYWKVTNASVGYVFNKNSIIDKWGLSRLRVYLSVLNPYQWQRSKSIVDASMVDARGHVLGNGYPQAKTFSLGINARF; from the coding sequence ATGTTTTGCCTGTGTGGTCTCGTCACAGCGCAAACAATTACAGTAACCGGGACCGTTTCAGATGCTACATCTGAAGAGCCCATCCCAGGGGCAAACATCCTATTAAAAGGGACAACAAAAGGAATGGTCACTGATGTAGATGGGAATTTCAAAATAAGTGTTGAAGCTGGGCAAGTTCTCGTATTTTCCTTTATAGGCTATGAACCTATAGAAAAAACCATCACAGATGGCCAGCCACTCAAGATTGCTCTAAAAGCAAAGGAATCTGAATTGGATGAATTTGTGGTAGTCGGTTATCAATCTGTCATCAAAAGAGATGTAACCGGTGCAACCAGTAGCATTAAAGGCGAAGACCTAGAGGCCATTCCCGTAACCAATGTAGCCTCCTTGATAGGTACTCAAAGTACAGGTATCCAGACTGTAAATGTCAGTGGTGCTCCAGGAGCAAGAGGAGGACTGATCATCAGGGGTAACTCTACCGTATCAGGTGGACTAGATGGAGGAGAGCGATTTACCGCTTTTAGTACTCCACTGTATGTAGTTGATGGGGTACAGACTTCATTGGAGGATCTTGCAGGTTATGGTGTTTCAAACACAGATTACCTCGCCTCCTTAAACCCGAATGACATTGAAAGTATCGATATCCTCAAAGATGCGTCAGCAGCAGCCATTTACGGATCAAGAGGTGCTAACGGTGTTATTATCATCAAAACAAAAAGAGGAGCAGCTTTAGAAAAACCTCAGTTTGATTTCACTACCAGCATAGGCTTCCAACCTATTCCTGAACTAGTCCCAATGCTGGCAGGTGCAGCAGAAAGAAGGGAAAAAATGGGCATGTTGGAAAAATGGTGGGACCATGATTTTTTACTGTCTAACAATGTACCAATCATGTTAACGGACAGTCTTAATCCCTCTTTTAACAATAATGTAGATTATCAGGGATTATTTTATCAAACTGGTGTGTCTCAAAGGTACAATTTGAGCATGAGAGGCGGTAGCGAAACTTCAAACTATCGTGTTTCCCTCGGATATAACGATGACAAAGGTGTTGTAAAGGCTACTGGGTTTACAAGGTATACGTTGAATGCCAACTTGAACATGAAGGCTGGAAAGAAATTCACCAACCAGTTCATTATCAACTCTTCCATGACTGAGAACAAAACTGGTCAAGGAAATCCTGGAGGAGGGTCATTTAACTTGGACAACAGTTTACCTACCAGTCCTAACAATTTGAACTCATCGCTTTTCTATCTACCTGAAGCAAAAATCCAATCGCTGCAAGGAGAACTTGAAAACAAGTTAAATACGGACGAGCAGTTTAAAGTGACCTTTTCAAACTTCGCTCAGTTGAAGATCATTGACGGATTAAAACTTAATTCTCAGTTGACTTTCCAATACGATGCCAACAAGAAAAACTTCTATGAGCCATCTAATATTAGACCTAATGGAGACGGCTACGCAGCATACTCCCTTTACACGAGAAAGAACAATGCTTCCGATTTATATTTTGACTATTTCAAAACATTTGGTAACCATGAAATCATCGCCATTGCTGGTAATCGTGTAGATTACAACAAGTACGAAGACATGGGAATCAACGCTGTTGGTTTTGGTAGTGATGCCATCCAAGTCATCAACGAAAGATATACAAAGGATAATATCGGCGGCTTCACAGACATCAGTGAAAATGCGCTACTTTCCTATTATGCCAGGTTCAATTATAAGTATAAGCAGAAGTACTTAATCAGTGTCAACTACAGTAGAGATGCTTCTTCCAGATTTGGTAAAGACTCCCGTTGGGCCAACTTCGGATCGGTATCACTAGGCTGGGTATTCTCCGATGAGCCATTTGTTCAAAAAATCGTAGGTGATTGGTTAGACTTTGGTAAACTTCGCGGTAGCTGGGGTATCAATGGTAAGCAGTTTAGCCAAAACTATTTAAGATTCGGTGCTTATGACTTAGGTTATGGAGGTTTATCCACAGGATATGCTTCTAACCAAATGAGCGTATCTTCTTATGGTGGTATCACCGGAGTAGTCCCTAACTATGACGCTATCGGCAATGATCAATTGTCATGGGAAGAATCCCGTCAGTGGAATTTAGGTTTTGACTTGGCCATGGTAAACCAACGTTTGAACATCACCTTTGATGCCTATAATAAAAGTACCGACCAATTGTTCTTTGACATTGCCTTCCCTTCCTATTCAGGGTATAACAATGCCAAGGCCAACGTAGCAGGTGTATTAAACTATGGTTATGAGGCTCAAGTCCGTTATGATTTCTTCCCAAGAGTAAGTGACTGGAAGCTGGAACTTACTGCAGGTGTGGCAAGAAACGAAAACTATGTGAGTGCATTACCAAATGGAGATAGAGACTACCTTATCGGTAGCTATGGTTACATCGTAGGAAGACCGCTTAATCTTTATCAAGTTTTCATCAATGATTATATCATTGACAACCTAGAACAACTTCCTGTCAACCCTTACACTGGAGAACCACTTACTGGAAAATCTGCATGGGCAGCCATCAGGCCAGGACTCCCTATCTGGGAAGACATCAATGGAGATTACCTATTGGATGAGGCCGGTGACCAGATCATGTCATTGGATTATTCCCCGGTTCCGGATATCCAAGGTAACTTCAACATCAACCTTCGCTACAAAGGTTGGTACTTCCAAGCATATAGTCAATTCTCCTTTGGCGCAGACATCAAGAACACAGTATTGAATAGTTATATGGATAGATATGACAGAGGCGGTACTGGTTGGGCAACTTCTGGTTTAGCAGATCTTAGTGAATATAGTTTCTGGGAACAACCAGGTGATGGTGCTGCCGGCGTACGATTCCCTGCTCTCTTCCCTGCGGGTGGAGGAGAAAGCCCCTTCTATGCTTTCAGAGGTAACCAAACCATGTGGATAGAAAACGGTGACTACTGGAAAGTAACTAACGCCTCTGTCGGATATGTATTTAATAAAAATTCCATAATCGACAAATGGGGACTTAGCAGATTGAGAGTTTATCTATCCGTTTTAAACCCATATCAATGGCAAAGATCGAAATCTATTGTGGATGCCTCCATGGTTGATGCTCGCGGACACGTATTGGGCAATGGCTATCCACAAGCCAAAACATTTTCCTTGGGTATAAATGCTAGATTCTAA
- a CDS encoding cytochrome c, translated as MKTFFKIVFYIVVVVVIVVGAVLTYVSIALPNVGEAEEIVVEGTAEQIARGQYLANHVMLCMDCHAERDYSLFSAPPVPNTQGVGGERFDRTMGLPGVFISPNITPTGISDWTDGELFRLITTGVRKDGEPIFPIMPYQKYAHMDPEDIKSVIAYLRTLEPKETPEYEREIDFPMNFIIRTIPEKADLRVIPSKMDAIKYGEYLTTAGACGECHTKFENGAFVGPYLGGGREFQFPNGMIVRSANLTKHETGIGSRSKSDFVNLFKSYSPDIYQPEKVGQDEFQTIMPWMMYAGMDTTDLEAIYDYLVSIEPVDNKVEKVTFVK; from the coding sequence ATGAAAACATTTTTTAAAATCGTCTTCTATATAGTCGTTGTTGTAGTAATTGTGGTTGGGGCTGTATTGACTTATGTAAGTATTGCTTTGCCCAATGTGGGGGAGGCAGAGGAGATTGTTGTTGAAGGGACTGCAGAGCAAATTGCTCGAGGACAGTACCTTGCCAATCATGTGATGCTTTGTATGGATTGCCATGCAGAAAGGGATTATTCATTGTTTTCTGCTCCGCCAGTGCCCAATACACAGGGAGTCGGAGGAGAACGTTTTGACAGGACAATGGGGCTTCCTGGGGTGTTTATTTCCCCAAATATTACCCCTACGGGGATTTCGGATTGGACAGATGGCGAGCTTTTTAGGCTAATTACTACAGGTGTAAGAAAAGATGGTGAACCGATTTTTCCAATAATGCCCTATCAAAAATATGCCCATATGGATCCTGAGGATATCAAATCAGTTATTGCTTACCTGAGGACATTGGAGCCTAAAGAGACTCCTGAATATGAACGAGAGATAGACTTTCCTATGAATTTCATTATTAGGACCATTCCTGAAAAGGCAGATCTAAGGGTGATTCCCTCTAAAATGGATGCCATTAAATATGGAGAGTATTTGACCACAGCTGGGGCTTGTGGAGAATGTCATACAAAATTTGAAAATGGAGCATTTGTGGGGCCATACCTTGGGGGTGGCAGGGAATTTCAATTTCCTAATGGAATGATAGTTAGGTCTGCGAATTTGACCAAGCATGAAACAGGTATCGGATCTAGGAGCAAAAGTGACTTTGTTAACTTATTTAAAAGTTATAGTCCGGATATCTATCAGCCTGAAAAGGTTGGTCAGGACGAGTTCCAGACCATCATGCCTTGGATGATGTATGCAGGAATGGATACAACGGACTTGGAGGCCATTTATGATTATTTGGTATCTATTGAGCCTGTAGACAACAAAGTTGAAAAAGTGACTTTTGTAAAGTGA
- a CDS encoding fasciclin domain-containing protein, which produces MMKKYIYILAISFGLISCITDDYLVDGGISSGEVGSDTFTFLQSHPHLDTLALLIERAGLIEEVNGENTLFAPNNLSIQKYVDEVLAEMRQEDAEAEFTVNDIPLDTLQKYMGGYIFPGRITRDDMSADGDILTALNGEQRRISLEPREEYTDQLSSFPEYVFFTYKNGDVWDDWDNILDDDVIIVRTSNLVSTNGMIHVLQGDHILFNYDN; this is translated from the coding sequence ATGATGAAAAAATATATTTATATCCTAGCTATATCATTTGGATTAATATCCTGTATAACTGATGACTATTTGGTAGATGGAGGCATAAGTAGTGGTGAAGTGGGATCCGACACCTTTACTTTCTTACAGTCTCACCCTCATCTGGATACATTAGCGCTTTTGATAGAAAGAGCTGGACTTATAGAAGAGGTTAATGGAGAAAATACATTATTTGCGCCAAATAACCTCTCCATCCAAAAATATGTGGATGAAGTACTTGCCGAAATGAGACAAGAAGATGCTGAAGCTGAATTTACGGTAAATGACATTCCTCTCGACACTCTTCAAAAATACATGGGAGGATATATTTTCCCAGGAAGAATCACAAGAGATGACATGAGTGCAGATGGTGATATTTTGACTGCTTTAAACGGTGAGCAAAGAAGGATTTCCTTAGAGCCAAGGGAAGAATACACAGACCAGTTAAGTAGTTTCCCGGAATATGTATTCTTCACGTATAAAAATGGTGACGTCTGGGATGATTGGGATAACATCCTTGATGATGATGTCATTATTGTAAGGACATCAAACTTGGTATCTACAAATGGTATGATCCATGTTTTACAAGGAGATCATATCCTGTTTAACTATGATAATTAA